From the genome of Oryza glaberrima chromosome 1, OglaRS2, whole genome shotgun sequence:
aCTCATGGTTGCAATGTTCAGGAAGGATAAATAGTAAATAAATTTAAGCTAATTAAGATGAACAAATCAAATAATATAATCTTGTGCTAAAATAGGGTACAGTTAAGTTGTCGAATTTAACATGGTAAAAAACACTAAGATATAAACATGTTATATTGTTAACTATGACCACCTACAGATGAGATTCATTCTTAATGCATCTACAGTTGATGAATAGAGGTTTAGAGGCAAGTCTTTTACCACTGGTGTTTCCTCCTCAACTTCAACATCCAAGGAACCACCTGGAGATGTCAATCCAGGACACATTATGTTTGCACCAGAGAGAACAAACTTGATAGCACCTCTATCCACTTGGAACTTCTTCATGATGTCAGGATCTGATCCAATGAAAAGGCAAGATTCATGGTTTCCATTAACAAATAACTAGCGTAACTTCCATTCCAGTTGATATTCTCCACCAGGAAAACTTTAACAATTGCTGGAGTCTATACACATATGCATGCCCAAAGATAATGCGAAATGGTGGAGCCCACACATAATGATTAACATCATAAAAAAAGAACTTAGTGCAGATTTCATGCcaggaaaaaggagagaagaaaattaCACTGATGAAGAAGGCGCAAGGTTGGCATGTAAGGACCATCACGGATATTGAAAAACAGTGGGACATTATTCACCACCACAAGATTCAGATGATTTTGGCTAAAGAAAGAAACCAACTGTGATCAGTGCACATTTAAATAGTTCAATCTTGCAAATTATTGGCTATCTAAGCATGCATATGATATGAAGGATAAAACTACTCACCATTTAACAACAATCATAGGCGACTTCTTTGGAAGTAAGTCATCTAGTAGAGGTTCGAGGCCAGGGTACTGCAATAGA
Proteins encoded in this window:
- the LOC127762607 gene encoding uncharacterized protein LOC127762607, with the protein product MFKKFSFEDISAQNQVKASVQRKIRQSIADEYPGLEPLLDDLLPKKSPMIVVKCQNHLNLVVVNNVPLFFNIRDGPYMPTLRLLHQYPDIMKKFQVDRGAIKFVLSGANIMCPGLTSPGGSLDVEVEEETPVAIMAEGKQHALAIGYTKMSAKDIKTINKGIGVDNMHYLNDGLWKMERLE